A genomic segment from Psychrobacter arcticus 273-4 encodes:
- a CDS encoding DNA glycosylase — protein MTKSSPNNPTHLAKAANDFVWTQKIKNDTGNIETHPFDPVLPPDATVMMMGTFPPTADKWAMHFHYPNFYNDMWRIYGSVFFDDVDYFKVGEEKRFDPERIRNFMFERGIASCPTVKQAIRETGNASDKNLTVVTPVDLDNILPQVPKVKTLFTTGGKATEILLNLLAEPPAKSKYPKTNQSMDYPYQWQDANNKKADVNNLTLYRMLSTSRAYPLALDKKIAAYKDFFKKVGKL, from the coding sequence ATGACCAAATCCTCACCGAATAATCCCACTCATCTAGCAAAAGCTGCTAACGACTTTGTGTGGACGCAGAAAATAAAGAACGATACTGGAAATATAGAAACCCATCCGTTCGATCCGGTTTTACCGCCTGATGCTACTGTGATGATGATGGGGACCTTTCCACCGACTGCTGATAAATGGGCAATGCATTTTCATTATCCGAACTTCTATAATGATATGTGGCGTATTTATGGAAGCGTGTTTTTTGACGATGTTGATTATTTTAAAGTAGGTGAAGAAAAACGCTTCGATCCTGAGCGCATTCGCAATTTTATGTTCGAGCGAGGTATTGCTTCTTGTCCGACCGTAAAGCAAGCCATTCGTGAAACGGGTAATGCCTCAGATAAAAATTTAACTGTCGTCACGCCAGTTGACCTAGATAATATCTTGCCACAAGTGCCAAAGGTTAAAACGTTATTTACAACGGGCGGTAAGGCAACCGAAATATTACTCAACTTATTAGCTGAGCCACCTGCCAAATCTAAGTACCCTAAGACTAATCAAAGTATGGACTATCCTTACCAATGGCAGGATGCAAATAATAAAAAAGCGGATGTTAATAATCTAACCTTATATAGAATGCTTTCAACTTCACGTGCATATCCTTTAGCCTTAGATAAAAAAATCGCTGCTTATAAAGACTTCTTTAAGAAGGTTGGTAAGCTATAG
- a CDS encoding SDR family NAD(P)-dependent oxidoreductase, with product MNVLITGASAGFGKALAERLVANGHRVIGCARRLDKLNALADTLGEAFLPVVMDVSDTASIPQIIANLPNHFKQIDVLVNNAGLALGTEPAHNASLDDWMRMTDTNIKGLMALTHAVLPAMVARDSGYIINVGSIAGSWPYFGGNVYGATKAFVKQFSLNLRADLIGTQVRVTNLEPGNVAGTEFSNVRYHGDDDKAAQVYDGFKTMTGDDIGDILLWLIESPAHINVNRLEVMPVAQTYNGLTIAKQDS from the coding sequence ATGAACGTATTGATTACAGGGGCAAGTGCCGGTTTTGGTAAAGCACTAGCTGAGCGTTTGGTTGCCAACGGTCATCGTGTGATTGGCTGTGCTAGACGCCTTGATAAGCTTAATGCCTTGGCAGACACTTTGGGTGAGGCGTTTTTACCTGTGGTCATGGATGTCAGTGATACCGCTTCTATTCCGCAAATCATTGCTAATTTGCCTAATCATTTTAAGCAAATCGATGTCTTGGTGAATAATGCTGGGCTTGCGCTTGGTACAGAGCCTGCGCACAATGCTAGTCTTGATGATTGGATGCGTATGACTGATACCAATATTAAAGGTTTGATGGCGCTGACCCACGCGGTCTTGCCAGCCATGGTTGCACGAGATAGCGGTTATATCATTAATGTCGGCTCTATTGCCGGAAGCTGGCCTTACTTTGGCGGTAACGTTTATGGTGCAACAAAAGCCTTTGTAAAACAGTTTAGTTTAAACTTACGAGCTGACTTAATTGGTACGCAAGTGCGCGTGACCAACCTTGAACCCGGTAATGTCGCAGGCACTGAGTTTTCAAACGTGCGCTATCATGGTGATGATGACAAGGCTGCTCAAGTTTATGATGGCTTTAAAACCATGACGGGCGATGATATTGGCGATATCTTATTATGGCTGATTGAATCGCCTGCACATATTAATGTCAATCGTTTAGAAGTGATGCCAGTGGCACAAACCTATAATGGTCTGACGATTGCTAAGCAAGATTCTTAA
- the upp gene encoding uracil phosphoribosyltransferase, giving the protein MSDLKITVIDHPLVRHKLSLMREKDCSTYKFRTLTKELARLMAYEASRDFEIETFPMEGWCGEIIGEQIIGKTATIVPILRAGIGMLDGVLDLIPTAKISVVGLQRDEETLQPVPFFEKFVSHMDKRPALIIDPMLATGGSMVATIEMLKKNGCTNIKALVLVAAPEGVRVVNEAHPDVTIYTAALDSHLDEHGYIIPGLGDAGDKIFGKQLFNK; this is encoded by the coding sequence ATGAGCGACTTAAAAATTACCGTAATCGATCATCCACTAGTTCGTCATAAACTCAGCCTCATGCGCGAAAAAGATTGTAGTACTTATAAGTTTCGTACATTAACCAAAGAGCTTGCCCGCTTGATGGCATATGAAGCGAGCCGTGATTTTGAAATCGAAACCTTTCCGATGGAAGGCTGGTGTGGTGAAATTATCGGTGAGCAAATTATCGGTAAGACGGCAACGATTGTACCGATTTTACGTGCAGGTATTGGCATGTTGGACGGGGTGCTCGATTTGATTCCTACGGCAAAAATCTCTGTTGTGGGTCTACAACGTGATGAAGAAACTTTGCAGCCGGTGCCTTTCTTTGAAAAGTTCGTCAGCCACATGGATAAACGCCCTGCCCTTATCATTGATCCAATGCTAGCAACGGGTGGCTCAATGGTTGCAACTATCGAAATGCTGAAGAAAAACGGCTGTACTAATATTAAAGCATTAGTATTAGTTGCTGCACCTGAAGGTGTGCGTGTGGTCAATGAAGCACATCCTGACGTGACCATTTATACCGCCGCGCTTGACAGCCATTTGGATGAGCATGGTTATATCATTCCAGGTCTGGGTGATGCGGGTGATAAGATATTTGGTAAGCAATTATTTAATAAATAA
- a CDS encoding DUF1653 domain-containing protein encodes MTQIILQGIYRHYKGSLYQVLHTAQHSETEESFVVYRCLYGEYDVWVRPLAMFSETIMIEGKEIPRFELIKALAD; translated from the coding sequence ATGACCCAAATCATTCTCCAAGGTATCTATCGCCATTATAAAGGCAGCCTTTATCAAGTTTTGCATACGGCACAGCATTCTGAAACGGAAGAATCTTTCGTCGTCTATCGCTGTCTTTATGGTGAATATGATGTATGGGTCCGTCCTTTAGCTATGTTTTCTGAAACGATCATGATTGAAGGTAAAGAAATTCCGCGCTTTGAATTAATTAAAGCGTTAGCTGATTGA
- the tyrS gene encoding tyrosine--tRNA ligase, protein MTEKTYTLEEQLALIQRGAQEILSEEDLVKKLKLNRPLRIKAGFDPTAPDLHLGHTVLINKLKHFQDLGHEIYFLIGDYTAKIGDPSGKNSTRPPLTDEQIKANAETYAEQVFKILDKEKTRVVFNSEWFNDMSAADMIQLASHQTVSRMLERDDFSKRYASQTPIAIHEFLYPLVQGYDSIALKADVELGGTDQTFNLLMGRTLQGRYGQEQQVCITVPILEGLDGVNKMSKSLNNYVGIYDAPGTMYQKLLSMPDTLIRRYFEFLSFKPMEEVENLMAEMEDGRNPQEIKRILAEELIERFHDADAAANAHKSAGNVLADGELPVDLPEVTLELEGQDALFITQILNQAALAKNSSSAKDMIKRGAVKVDGEVVDAGFSLTAGQTVVIQAGKKAYAKVTVD, encoded by the coding sequence ATGACCGAGAAAACCTACACTCTAGAAGAACAGCTTGCCCTTATCCAGCGCGGTGCTCAAGAAATCTTATCTGAAGAGGATTTGGTTAAAAAGCTGAAACTAAATCGTCCGCTACGTATTAAAGCAGGTTTTGATCCTACCGCGCCTGACCTACATTTAGGTCATACGGTATTGATTAATAAGCTTAAGCATTTCCAAGATTTGGGTCATGAGATTTATTTTTTAATTGGTGATTATACTGCCAAAATTGGTGATCCTTCTGGCAAAAACTCCACCCGTCCGCCATTAACCGATGAGCAAATCAAAGCCAACGCTGAAACTTATGCTGAGCAAGTATTCAAGATTTTGGATAAAGAAAAAACCCGCGTGGTCTTTAACTCAGAATGGTTTAACGACATGTCAGCGGCAGATATGATTCAGCTTGCCAGTCACCAAACCGTTTCGCGCATGTTAGAGCGTGACGACTTCTCCAAACGCTACGCGTCGCAAACCCCAATTGCGATCCATGAATTCTTATACCCACTGGTACAAGGCTATGATTCTATCGCGCTCAAAGCAGATGTCGAGCTTGGCGGTACCGATCAAACCTTCAACTTATTAATGGGTCGCACCTTACAAGGTCGTTATGGTCAAGAACAGCAAGTCTGCATCACCGTACCGATTTTAGAAGGGCTTGATGGCGTCAATAAAATGTCTAAGTCCCTGAATAATTATGTTGGCATTTATGATGCACCTGGTACCATGTACCAAAAACTACTGTCTATGCCAGACACTTTAATCCGTCGCTACTTTGAGTTTTTAAGCTTTAAGCCAATGGAAGAAGTGGAAAATTTAATGGCAGAGATGGAAGATGGACGCAATCCACAAGAAATCAAACGTATCCTTGCTGAAGAGTTGATTGAACGCTTCCATGATGCCGACGCTGCTGCCAATGCTCATAAGTCAGCGGGTAATGTTTTGGCTGATGGCGAATTGCCAGTTGATTTACCAGAAGTGACATTAGAGTTGGAAGGACAGGACGCATTATTTATCACCCAAATCCTAAACCAAGCGGCGCTTGCCAAAAACAGCTCATCGGCTAAAGATATGATCAAGCGTGGCGCGGTAAAAGTAGATGGCGAAGTGGTCGACGCTGGTTTTAGCTTAACTGCTGGGCAAACGGTCGTTATCCAAGCAGGCAAAAAAGCCTATGCGAAAGTAACGGTTGATTAA